In Miscanthus floridulus cultivar M001 chromosome 5, ASM1932011v1, whole genome shotgun sequence, one genomic interval encodes:
- the LOC136454217 gene encoding uncharacterized protein has protein sequence MEIQKITHGTTSVAAATAYGDASRSCGCGLECATPMLTRRRDHNVDRPDGHEYLMIYVGRGKDNRAPSSGLLLLGTALRRRRGRGRTRCATTARAENGGASRFSYNRDRSPKPGFIIVRSSPATPPKLLSAAAVGTQPDIAHAASAEPALGRCARPTRACLCFFFSPILLFFLIYHRIDRAGAVGGPIAARSGKLGELLRDLQESLREKGAGLESAAVNDDTNIVAKALAKLTNEVHHIATRPIIQVDTRNGAGSALIVPAAAVGTVGYCYMWWKGISFSSLMYVTKRNMANAVASMTKHLEQVQSSLAAAKKHLSQRIQHMDDKLEQQKEISVQIRDQVTGAKLKIKNIGSDMDNIKNMVMGLDEKMDSIEAKQNYSCVAVDYLCQFIEKRVDKLPEQLEGLQQTVKRIGYKSSELPPGLGGFGQLLSTESANPCSRRMLRSAGLNSARLILP, from the exons ATGGAGATCCAGAAGATTACTCATGGAACAACATCTGTAGCAGCCGCTACGGCCTACGGTGACGCCTCGCGCTCCTGCGGATGCGGATTAGAGTGCGCGACGCCTATGCTGACCAGAAGACGCGACCACAACGTGGATCGGCCTGATGGACATGAATACCTGATGATCTACGTGGGGCGGGGCAAGGACAACAGAGCTCCGTCATCGGGCCTTCTCCTTCTCGGCACGGcgttgcggcggcggcgcgggcgagggcggACGCGGTGCGCGACGACGGCGAGGGCGGAGAACGGCGGCGCGTCGCGTTTCAG TTATAACCGTGACCGCTCGCCTAAGCCAGGGTTTATTATAGTTCGCTCCTCCCCCGCCACGCCGCCTAAGCTCCTGTCCGCCGCCGCGGTGGGCACGCAGCCAGATATAGCACACGCCGCCTCCGCAG AACCCGCACTCGGCCGTTGCGCACGGCCCACACGCGCgtgcctttgtttttttttttctccaaTTCTCCTCTTTTTTCTCATCTACCATCGGATCGATCGTGCAGGTGCTGTCGGCGGCCCCATCGCTGCTCGCAGCGGCAAACTCGGCGAGCTCCTCCGCGATCTTCAG GAGTCTCTTCGCGAGAAGGGGGCAGGATTGGAATCGGCCGCCGTCAACGACGACACTAACATA GTGGCTAAAGCACTTGCTAAATTGACCAATGAGGTTCATCACATCGCGACAAGACCTATTATTCAAGTGGATACAAGAAACGGAG CTGGATCAGCTTTGATAGTACCTGCTGCTGCTGTAGGGACAGTCGGCTACTGTTACATGTGGTGGAAA GGAATTTCCTTCTCTAGCTTGATGTATGTCACTAAACGCAATATGGCTAATGCTGTTGCAAGCATGACTAAGCATCTGGAACAAGTGCAGAGCTCTCTTGCT GCTGCTAAAAAGCACTTATCACAGCGCATTCAGCACATGGATGATAAATTGGAACAGCAGAAGGAGATTTCGGTGCAAATAAGAGATCAG GTTACTGGTGCAAAGttgaaaatcaagaacattggaTCAGACATGGATAACATAAAAAATATGGTTATGGGCCTG GATGAGAAGATGGATTCAATTGAAGCAAAACAG AATTATTCATGTGTGGCGGTGGATTATCTCTGCCAATTCATAGAAAAAAGGGTTGACAAGCTACCGGAACAGCTG GAAGGATTGCAACAAACAGTAAAGCGCATCGGATACAAGAGCTCAGAGTTGCCACCG GGGCTGGGGGGGTTCGGGCAACTGCTGTCCACCGAATCAGCGAACCCTTGCAGTAGAAGAATGCTTCGATCAGCAGGCCTGAACTCGGCACGTCTGATTCTGCCTTGA